GAAGCCTGACGCCGCTGTTATCCCAGCTGATTTTATATGCCCGATATCTCTGGAACTCATGAGAGATCCTGTTATTGTGGCCACTGGTCAGGTATGCTAGATGCTAATCAATTGTTTCACTTTGTGAATCTGTCACAGTTCTAGTTTTGGCtttgatattttctttttatcttaAAACTCAACAATCTATGGCATGCTTGGTTCTGCAGACGTACGAGAGATCTTACATACAGAGATGGATAGACTGCGGAAATACAACTTGTCCAAAAACTCAGCAAAAGCTTCAAAATGTGACACTAACTCCAAATTATGTCTTGAGAAGTCTAGTTGCTCAGTGGTGTATTGACAACAACATTGAGCAGCCAACGGGATTAACAAATGGTAAGCTCAAGAAGAGTGATGGATCCTTTCGTGACATTAGTGGGGACATTGCAACCATTCGAGCTCTGGTAAGCAAGCTTGCAGGTCGATCAGTTGAGGAGCGGAGAGCAGCTGCGGCAGAAATAAGGTCACTGTCCAAAAGAAGTACTGATAACCGAATACTAATTGCAGAAGCGGGTGCTATTCCTGTTCTGGTCAATCTCTTAACAGTAGATGATGGTTTAACACAAGAGAATGCAGTGACTTCCATTTTAAACCTCTCGATATATGAAAACAACAAGGGGCTCATAATGCTTGCTGGTGCTGTTCCCTCTATTGTACAAGTCCTCAGAGCTGGAAGCATGGAGGCACGAGAGAATGCTGCAGCGACAATTTTTAGTTTATCGCTTGCTGATGAGAACAAGATAATTATAGGTGCATCAGGAGCAATTTCAGCTCTGGTGGATTTGCTTCAAAATGGGAGCACAAGAGGGAAGAAAGATGCTGCAACAGCGCTGTTCAATTTGTGCATTTATCAGGGCAACAAAGGGAGGGCTATCAGAGCCGGGATAATTACAGCTCTACTAAAGATGCTAACTGATTCAAGCAATTGCATGATTGATGAGGCACTGACCATTATGTCAGTTCTTGCTACCCATCAAGAGGCTAAAGTTACTATAGTAAAGGCCGGTACAATACCTGTTTTGATAGACCTTTTGCGGACAGGCCTGCCTCGAAATAAAGA
This is a stretch of genomic DNA from Argentina anserina chromosome 4, drPotAnse1.1, whole genome shotgun sequence. It encodes these proteins:
- the LOC126792622 gene encoding U-box domain-containing protein 11, which translates into the protein MAGGSVPELLQLVHDIAGAGNSGCGVFRKDCTDLVRRIALLTHLFEEIRDFKGRQSPPSDASTSSCSTEPWVSDLVTALQAAKRLVSDSNCAAPVLAAEGSKKISFQFQCATWRLEKALAEIPYDQFEISEEVEEQVALVRAQLRRAIERYGSLVTRKMSFHGLPQSLVESGEWVHVVEDNSSSKVIDNLPKSFSADDLVHKLQRMSNIRVAESPSLCSENETHVDGEEDTKKKPDAAVIPADFICPISLELMRDPVIVATGQTYERSYIQRWIDCGNTTCPKTQQKLQNVTLTPNYVLRSLVAQWCIDNNIEQPTGLTNGKLKKSDGSFRDISGDIATIRALVSKLAGRSVEERRAAAAEIRSLSKRSTDNRILIAEAGAIPVLVNLLTVDDGLTQENAVTSILNLSIYENNKGLIMLAGAVPSIVQVLRAGSMEARENAAATIFSLSLADENKIIIGASGAISALVDLLQNGSTRGKKDAATALFNLCIYQGNKGRAIRAGIITALLKMLTDSSNCMIDEALTIMSVLATHQEAKVTIVKAGTIPVLIDLLRTGLPRNKENASAILLALCKRENENLACLSRLGAVIPLTELTKSGTERAKRKANSLLEHLRKSQQL